Proteins from a genomic interval of Melospiza georgiana isolate bMelGeo1 chromosome 20, bMelGeo1.pri, whole genome shotgun sequence:
- the NACC2 gene encoding nucleus accumbens-associated protein 2 produces MSQMLHIEIPNFGNTVLGCLNEQRLLGLYCDVSIVVKGQAFKAHRAVLAASSLYFRDLFSGNSKNAFELPGTVPPACFQQILSFCYTGKLTMAASEQLVVMYTAGFLQIQHIVEKGTDLMFKVSSPHCDSQTTMIEDPSSEPQSPCNQLQSASAPYVMSPSMPIPLLTRVKHENLELQALPGLPGKRPLEPGARDGPGGAGASAGPLKLSRVSYYGVPNLATLLPNVQQVQYSQGERTSPGASSIPTTDSPTSYHNEEDEEDDEAYDTMVEEQYGQMYIKSSGGYSVAQEKAEQIPLENRSCVLIRRDLVALPASLISQIGYRCHPKLYSEGDPGEKLELVAGSGVYITRGQLMNCHLCAGVKHKVLLRRLLATFFDRNTLANSCGTGIRSSTSDPSRKPLDSRVLNAVKLYCQNFAPSFKESEMNVIAADMCTNARRVRKRWLPKIKSMLPEGMEMYRSVMGSSTNTVPLEPDFQPGAAQPFEQRIYAERRSEAGTIVALRTSTVNVELSNGSSQSFEQGEDAEGGGSVIQEAAATEAVAASETQSTPQPFEQGSGSSSRPETPVRRQDGTYGGTL; encoded by the exons ATGTCGCAGATGTTGCACATAGAGATTCCCAACTTTGGGAACACCGTTCTGGGCTGCCTGAACGAGCAGCGCCTGCTGGGGCTCTACTGCGATGTCTCCATCGTGGTGAAGGGCCAAGCCTTCAAGGCTCACCGGGCGGTGCTGGCCGCCAGCAGCCTCTACTTCCGAGACTTGTTCAGTGGGAACAGCAAAAACGCCTTCGAGCTGCCGGGCACCGTCCCCCCGGCCTGCTTCCAGCAGATCCTCTCCTTCTGCTACACCGGCAAGCTGACCATGGCGGCGAGCGAGCAGCTGGTGGTGATGTACACGGCGGGCTTCCTGCAGATCCAGCACATCGTGGAGAAAGGCACGGACTTGATGTTCAAGGTCAGCTCCCCGCACTGTGACTCTCAGACCACCATGATCGAAGACCCCAGCTCGGAGCCGCAGAGCCCCTGCAACCAGCTGCAGTCGGCCTCGGCGCCCTACGTCATGTCCCCCTCCATGCCCATCCCGCTGCTCACGCGTGTCAAACACGAGAacctggagctgcaggcccTGCCCGGCCTGCCCGGCAAGCGGCCCCTGGAGCCCGGCGCCCGGGACGGGCCTGGCGGCGCCGGTGCCAGCGCGGGGCCCCTGAAGCTGTCCCGAGTCTCCTACTACGGGGTGCCCAACCTGGCCACGCTGCTGCCCAACGTGCAGCAGGTGCAGTACTCGCAGGGGGAACGCACCAGCCCTGGcgccagcagcatccccaccaCCGACAGCCCCACCTCCTACCACaacgaggaggacgaggaggacgacGAGGCCTACGACACCATGGTGGAGGAGCAGTACGGGCAGATGTACATCAAGTCCTCGGGAGGTTACTCTG TGgcccaggagaaggcagagcagatCCCCCTGGAGAACCGCTCGTGCGTGCTGATCCGGCGGGACCTGGTGGcgctccctgccagcctcatCAGCCAGATCGGCTATCGCTGCCACCCCAAGCTCTACTCCGAGGGGGACCCTGGCGAGAAACTCGAGCTCGTTGCAG GCTCAGGTGTTTACATCACCCGGGGGCAGCTGATGAATTGCCATTTATGTGCTGGTGTCAAACACAAGGTCCTGCTCAGACGTCTCCTGGCCACCTTCTTCGATCG GAACACTCTTGCCAACAGCTGTGGAACTGGAATCAGGTCCTCCACGAGCGATCCCAGCAGGAAGCCCTTGGACAGCAGGGTCCTCAATGCAGTCAAAT TGTACTGTCAGAACTTTGCCCCGAGCTTTAAGGAGAGCGAGATGAACGTGATCGCGGCCGACATGTGCACCAACGCGCGGCGCGTGCGCAAGCGCTGGCTGCCCAAGATCAAGTCCATGCTGCCCGAGGGGATGGAGATGTACCGCAGCGTCATGGGCTCCTCCACAAACACTGTCCCCCTGGAGCCCGACTTCCAGCCCGGCGCGGCGCAGCCCTTCGAGCAGCGCATCTATGCAGAGAGGAGGAGCGAGGCGGGGACTATCGTAGCCCTGAGAACTAGCACGGTGAACGTGGAGCTCAGCAACGGGTCCAGCCAGTCCTTCGAGCAGGGCGAGGACGCCGAGGGCGGCGGCTCCGTCATCCAGGAGGCGGCTGCCACCGAGGCCGTGGCGGCATCAGAAACCCAAAGCACCCCCCAACCCTTCGAGCAGGGCTCGGGCTCCTCCAGCCGGCCCGAGACCCCCGTGAGGAGACAGGATGGTACTTACGGAGGGACTTTATAG